The Aerococcus christensenii genome segment AAGGGTCGGCTTGAAATAGTGAATACCGTTTTCATAACGCTCTTCTAATTGGTTCGATAAAACGCGTTCCCCTTCTTTTTCATCGAATTGAATAGCGAGAGAAAAGGTAGCTTTGGCTGCAGGTTCATCAATACATGGAAAGGCCTGACGGGCGAAGGTGGTTTCAAATTGGGTAGCGACTAATTGATTTTTTTCACCAGCCACTTGGTAGTAACAAGGGTATATACCCATCATAGGGTCGGTTAGTTTGGTTTCATAAGTGATAGTGAGCGTGATATCACCTGTTGGAAGAGAAGGAAGAATGAGCTCTTCTTTCTCGTCTGAGCTTTCAAAAGGAATCGCTTGTCCATTGACCGTCACGGATGAAAACTGAAGAAATTTTTGGTTCAAACGAATAGTGGGAGCGAGGGCTTGTCCACAGATAGTGGTTTTTCCTCGAATGGTTTTGAGGGCGCGGTTAATGTTGAAGTAAAGATCGTAGTGATTTGGTTTAAAAAGATCGTAAAGACGACAGGTGTCAGTCATAGTATTACCTCCAGATTTGGTTTATTTTTATTATACGGAAAGGGCTGAGAGATATGCAACTTTTTAAGAGAAAAGTAAGTTTAAAATCTATAAGGCATAGCGTGAGAGCTCTTACAGATTGTATCATGCTAAAAATAAAAATGACGGGATTAGCTGCTAACTTATAGTCACCCCCAAGAGAGGGCATCTTATCTATTCAAAGAATACAAGCGATGGTATCGTTCCCCTAGAGGAAAATCATTTTCCATAATATTTAGTGGGGATGAAGGAATGGAGTAAAGAATATTTTATTTTATTCTTTAACTCTAAGGTATAAATTTTACATATAAAAGAGCGTACTAAAAAAAGATTTTCAAAAGTTTCAAGCGCTTTCTTGATAAAAATAAGAAACATGATATGATGAAAACAGTTAATAAGAGATTGCAGGGGTACTGGAAACAGTTGAGATAACACCCTTTGAACCTGTTTGTTAAGACAAGCGTAGGGAGCAATACAAGGAAAGAAGGCTCTCTATACCTAGGGAGCTTTTTTTGATTGGTAAAGCGTAAGAGGAAGCAATTGATTATTTTTTGCTCTAAGTTTAAATGAATAGTCTTTATTAAAGGAGGTGATGATTGCACGGAATGTGAAGTAGACATAACGTTTTGTCTAAAGGAAAGGAGGCAATTTGTGAGTAACATTAGTGCAGGAGCTATTGATGAGATGCTCAATTGGTTAGCAAGTTTTACCGAAAAACCTGAAGAAAAGGGAGTGACGCGCCCGTTATATACCCAATCTTGGCAACAGGCATTGCTTGGATTAAAGCAGCGATTTGAAGAAATGGGCATGTGTGTTGAGTTTGATGCTGTTGGTAATCTGATTGCGACAGTTGAGGGAGAAACATATCCTGATGAGGTAATTGCTTGTGGTTTACATATTGATACAGTGACTCGTGGTGGGAAGTTTGATGGACAATTAGGCATTGTGGCTGCCTATTTATCGGTTAAAGAATGCTTGGAAGTTTATGGACGCCCTCAAAAAAGTTTACGGATTATTTGTTTAGCAGAAGAAGAGGGTTCACGTTTTCCTTATGTATTTTGGGGGTCAAAGAATTTCTTTGGGTTGGCCAAAAAAGAAGAAGTTGCTACACTTTGTGATACAGAGGGAATAAGCTTTGAAAAGGCTATGCGAGATTGTGGGTTTGATTATTTAATAGGGCAACCACAATTTTGCAATTTAGCCGCTTGGTTTGAGTTACATATCGAACAAGGTCCTTTGTTAGATAGTCATCATGAAGATTTGGGAATTGTGACAAGCATTGCAGGGCAACATCGATGGGATATCCATCTTAAAGGTGTACAAAATCATGCGGGGACAACGATGATGTCTTATCGCCATGATGCAGTAGATTGTATGACTCATATCATCTCTAAGCAATTGGATAAAGCCAAAACAGCGGGAGATCCTTTAGTTTTAACTTTTGGTCGGATATCGGTGATACCGAATCAAGTCAATATCGTGCCTGGTCAAGTCACTTTTTCTATGAATTGTCGGCACACAGATGCGAGCTACTTAAATCAGTTCTTGCAAGAATTAGAAGAAGAGATTTATGCAACGGCTGATCATTATGGGATTGAAGCCGGTCGCGCTGCCTACTTAGCAGGCCCAGGACGGGTCCTTTTAGATGGTGCAGCTCCTTCCTCTCCTAAACGAGACGATGAGAAATAACCCACCTAGTTAAAAAAGAATCCTCTGAAAAGTTAGGGATTTCCATTCGCTTTTCGGAGGATTTTTTTGCTCAAAGAAATTTTTTAGTAGTCGGTTAAGAAAGGAGAAGAAGAAAACAGATAAGAAAGCGGTGAGGGGGAATTTTGGGGAGAAGATTTAAATTTTAGAAAAAGAGGGTTTACATAGGAAGCATTTGGGAGTACGATATTTATGTTGCCTTTTGATGCTGCCCGTTGGTCAAGGGGTTAAGACGCCGCGTTCTCAGCGCGGAATCGCGGGTTCGAATCCCGTACGGGTGATAGATAGTTTGAATTACCTCTGAAGAATGTTGATAGGTCAATATTCTTTAGAGGTAATTTTTGGTTTAGGAAAGAGTTAGTAGAGCTAAAAGAAAAAAACAGGAATTATTAGCTAAATAAAGTAAACAAAATATCTAGAAGGGAATTTATTTTGAAAATTTAGGGTAAACAAAAAGCGGTTAAATCTAACCGCTTTTTGAATTTGAATTTAATGGATGCGGCCAAGGCAGTCCGATGTCGCCAGTGATTGATCACATCATTTCAGTGGCTAAGGGTGGACATCCTAGTGATATTAGCAACCTACAGCTCGCTCATTGGTGTTGTAACAGACAAAAATCAGATAAATTATATAAAAATGTTGAAGAGAAAAAAGTGTTAGGAAATCGAAATCTTCCTCAGAGCCGAAATTGGGCCGATTTTAGAGCGACTAATGAATAGGGGGGTACCTCCCCCACCCCTTGGCTGGCCGAACTTCACGCCGTCATTGCACATATTTTTTCGTGGAAAAGAACTTGTAAAGGAGAAATGAGTATGGAACAAAAAGGAATAGAATATCTCAAGCAGAAATTAGCGAAGTTTAGTCTTCGTGGGACAACAAGGTATCGCTACTATGATATGAAAGTCAATGATAACAAACGGAATTTATTGATGCCAGTAGAAATCCAAGGAAGATATCGATCATGTATTGGTTGGTGTAGTAAAGCGGTGGATGCTTTAGCGGATCGGCTGGTGTTTAGAGAATTTGCAAATGATATATTTGATCTAAATGAGATATTCGAGATGAACTCTTCGGATATCTTTTTTGATTCCGCTATTTTATCAGCGTTGATCACGTCGTGCTGCTTTGTTTATGTGTCACTAGATTCAGAAGGTTTCCCTCGACTTCAAATTATTGAAGGAACAGATGCCACAGGGATTGTGGATCCAGTAACAGGATTACTCACCGAAGGGTATGCCATTCTCGATCGAGATGAACAAGGAAATCCTTCATTGGAAGCTTATTTCTTGCCTGGAATAACTTACTTCTATCAAAAAGGAAAACAAACCTACACGGTAAAAAGTAGTACACCTTACGCAGCACTTGTTCCTATTATCCATCGACCAGATGCGAAGCGGCCTTTTGGTCGGTCAAGAATTACACGGGCATGCATGTATTATCAAAACTATGCCAAACGGACGTTAGAGCGTTCAGACATTTCAGCGGAATTTTATTCTTTCCCTCAAAAGTATATTACAGGGCTATCTCAAGATTCAGAGTTTCTGGATAAGTGGAAAGCAACAATTACTTCCATGTTAGTTTTTCAAAAGGACGAGGATGGGGATTCTCCACATATTGGTCAATTTACGCAACAATCCATGACTCCCCATTTGGAACAGCTAAGAGCCGCCGCTAGTGGTTTCGCTGGGGAATCTGGCTTAACACTAGATGATTTAGGTTTTCCAAGCGATAACCCTTCAAGTGCCGAAGCCATTAAGGCAAGCCACGAAACGCTTAGAGTGACTGCACGGAAAGCACAGCGGTGTTTTGGGTCTGGCTTTTTAAACGTTGGCTATATTGCTTGCTGTATGCGTGATGGATTTGCTTATCGCAGAGCACAATTTTATGAGATTAACCCCAAATGGGAGCCGGTATTCGAAGCAGATGCGACGACTATGTCACTAGTTGGTGATGGAGCGATTAAGATCAATCAAGCCATTCCAGGTTACATGGATAAAGACACTATCAGAGATCTAACAGGATTGGAGGGAGCAGATGGAGCAGGATATAACGCCCAAACTGTGGGAGTCGATTCAAAAGACGTTTTGGCAAAACCTCAAGGAAATGAAAAAGGGGAAAAGTTATAAAGATGCTGATAACTATGCTGATCTAGTGGGTCAAGCGATGGCTAAAGCTTTTCACGACAATGCGGTGGATCTTCCTAATGACAAGATGTATTTCAACATTGCTGATCGGCTCATAAATGGCGCTCTCAGGCAATCCCACCAGCTAGTGTCTAATTATACTGCTGATGCTCAAACGGTCTTAAATAAGCAAGCTGGGCTTGGCATAAAAGGCCTTACAGCAGATATGGACGAGAGTAAAGCTAAAAACCTTGTGGAAGTGGCTTGTAACGCTGATCGCTATGCAGACGTAGCACCAAAAGTAGAACAAGCGATGACATCTTTTGCACGTTCAGTAGTTGTTGATACGATGAAGAAAAATGTGGATTTTCATCACAAGTTGGGGTTATCACCTAAGATTGTGCGCAAGCTAGGCCCTGGAACGAGTAAAAAGCGAAGTAACTCAAGGTGTGAGTTTTGCCGTGAGCGTGTTGGAACGTTTGTCTATAATAAGGAAACGATCGACAAAGATATATTCAGACGACATGCGCATTGTCATTGTACGTTAGAGTATTTTCCCGGTGATGGGAAGAAACAAAACTCTTGGTCTAAGCGATGGGAAGATGTTACCAATAAAGACTTTTCAGAGATGCAGGAGCAAGCAAAAGTAGCTTACCAAGCTAACAAGAAATTACAATCTCTAGCTTATAGTAAAGCGTTAGAGCTTGGCTATTCACCAGTGCCACCCAATAAAGTTGTTCAGACATTGCGAGAAGAATCTAAGAAATGGATACGCAATTTAACTACAGAAGAAAAGCGAGCGATCACTAAATACACTTACAACGGCAAAGATAAAGATGGTTTAAGACTATTTGAAAAGATTAATGGGTATTTGGCAGGTTATTATCAGCCTATTTCACAAAGTGAAGGTGAAATGCTAGATTACATGGTATCCAATATTCAAAACGGTTTATTGAAAAACAATTTGCAGAGAGATATAATTGCTTATAGAAAAGATTATCATGTTAAAGATTTGAACAAGCCTATTGATAAATTCTTGAGTACTTCAGTGACTACTAAAGGAGTAATCGGCGGTGTGCCAAACGTAGCTATTATCATTCCTAAAGGAACTTCAGGAGCTTATATTGAGTTACTTAGTCATATTGATTATAAAAAGCAACGAGAATTTTTAATTAATAGTGGATTGAATCTTGACAAAATATCAGACGATAGAGGACTATTAATTTATAAAGTTAGAGGTGAAAGCAATGAAACTAAGTAAAAAAGAAATAGAAGAAGCTTATCTTGCAAGATTAGAATCTGAAACACGTCAGCCAGAAACTGAAGAACAACGAAAGTTAGCGAAAGAAAGAAGGACAAGAATTAATAAATTGTCATATGAAAGCTTGCGAAAACAAGGCTTTTATGAAGCAGCAGAACGTTTAGGAGGTAAATAATGGCAAGAGACGATTACGATGTTGTTGTTTTTAAGCTACTAGTTTACTTTTACGCTTGTTTGAAGCGTGTAACGGTGTTCAAGCAGGAAGAGTTTGACTTGATCACTAAAAAAGCAGGAGTGAATGAACAGTATCTATTAGATATTTTGCATATGATGCAAAACGAAGGATTGATTGAGGGATTATCGTTTACGATGGCTTGGGGGAAAGTATTAATATTAGTGGGCAACGTTTCAGACGCAAAGATTACAGCTGAAGGTATCCGATATTTGAAAGAAAATGGACAAATGAAAAAAGTACTAGCGTTTTTAATAGATAAAGCTGACACAATTATTAGTTTAGTAAAGCTTGTGGCTTTGATGCAATAACCACCACCTAATCGGTCGGTGGTTTTATTATGTGCAAAAACAGGAGGTATATGGGATGGCGGAAAAGAAAGAGTTAAGAATCAAGTTAAATTTAAGTAATCGGTATGAATTAGACAAAGTGATTAACGGATGGATGGACGCCGTTCAAAAGATGGAAACGGAGAATAACTATGAATGCACGCTGCTTGAAATTCATGTTGAATATGATTAATCGTTCGAAAATTATCAAAAAGCTTGATTTAACAGCTTTTAATCGTGAGTGAATCGTGTGAAGTCGTAGCCATACGGCTTTTTTATTTTACAGAAAAAGGGGAGATGGCATGACACGTTTAGGCAATCCGAGGCCTACTAGGTCTGTCATTTTGCCATATAAAGAGAGTAAATTCCAAGAAGCCATTGATTTATATGAAAAGAGCGGTAGGAAAGCTCAACAGTGGCAAATTGACATGATGAAAGACATTATGGCCGTCAATGAAGACGGTTTGTGGACGCATACGAAGTTTGGCTATTCTCTTCCTCGACGGAACGGAAAGAATGAACTGGTTGTTATGCGTGAATTGTGGGCACTTAAAAATGGCGAGGAAGTGATGCATACAGCACACCGAATTTCCGCTTCTCATTCAGCTTGGGAGAAGTTGTGTTATATGTTGGATAAAGCGGGGGTAGAGTATAAATCCATTCGAGCTAAAGGGCAAGAATTGATTGAACTTGAAGAAGGGGGACGTGTCCAATTCCGTACTCGTACCAGTAATGGGGGTCTTGGTGAAGGCATGGACCTAATGATTATTGATGAAGCGCAAGAGTACACGGATGATCAAGAATCAAGCTTAAAATATGTGGTGACGAGTTCACAAAATCCACAGACGATCCTCTTAGGAACGCCCCCCACAGCCGTTTCCGCTGGTACAGTGTTTCCTAAGTTTAGAAAGGCTGTTTTAAACGGTGACAAGCCAGATAATGGCTGGGCAGAATGGGGAGTAGATGAACAGACAGACGTACATGACGTAGAAGCGTGGTATTTAACCAATCCTTCTCTGGGGTCAATCTTTACAGAACGCTCGATAAGAGACGAGATAGGTCCGGACACGGACGATTTCAACATTCAACGTCTGGGCTTGTGGATTTCTTATAACCAAAAATCAGCCATCACCGCAGAGGAATGGGGACGCTTAGCTGTTAAACGATTGCCAAAATTGACTAGCAAGCTCTATGTTGGCATTAAGTATGGCAACGATGGAGCAAATGTGGCCATGAGTATTGCGGTGAAATCAACAAAAAATAGGGTATTTATTGAGGCAATTGATTGTCGATCCGTTCGTGGTGGGAATCAATGGATTCTTAACTTTTTGAAATCAGCATCAGTTGAAAAATTTGTTAATACAAAGGCGTTCCAAGGGACATTGTTAGCCCATACTGATGGAAATGTACCTAATTTTGTGGTGCATTTAGATAAAATGGATGCATATCATTTAGGGCATATGATCTACTTCTTTGAGATTGCAATAGGGATGAGTGGTTATTTAAATGGAGTCAATCCATTTAATCAACCAGGCGTAGAAGCTTATAAGAAAAATATGTTTGCCTTATTAGGTAAACCTGGTTATGAAGAATTAGCAACAGCGTTGAATGCACGGTTAAATCAATAAAAGTGTTCAAAGTAAGGAAATACGTTTTGATAAGGAAGGTTAAGCAAGAAAGGCTATTAATTGTAAGTCAATAATTTCTTGCCCTCATTTTAACTATTTGGGAGAGGTGTTTTGTGTGACAGTAGCTGTCTGTCACATGAAGCCTTTCCTTTTTTTTGCCTCAAAATAAATAGAATGGGAAGAAAAATACTTGCAGTTATGTTTTCTATTTGATATCATAATGATATCAAATAGAAAAGGTGTGTGATGAAAATGTCTACGCAATCTCAGAATTTTAGTGAAGAAGAATTAAAACTAAAGTCTAATGGGTTACAGATTCAATTCTTCATTTTCCTTTTGTTAATAGCTAGCATAGGGTTGATAGGTCTTGGAGCTATGTCAAATGAGAACAATGGAAGTGTTTTCTGCATTATTTTAGGTAGTATCGGTATTATTATTTCAACTGTTTTGCAGATGGGAATGAAAATTTTAAAGCCTAAAGAAGCACTGGTGTTAACCTTATTTGGACATTATGCTGGCACAATCAAGCAGCCAGGTTTTTATTTTGTGAATCCTTTTTCAACAGCTGTTAACCCAGCAGCGAGAACGCAATTAGGGCAAAGTGGTGATGTGAAAGGAAGAGATGTGGAGTTAGGGAAAAAAATCTCACTGAAAGTAATGACTTTAAATAATAGTAAACAAAAAATTAATGATTATTTAGGAAATCCAGTAGAGATAGGGATTGCGGTGACTTGGAAAATAGTAGATACAGCCAAGGCAGTATTTGCTGTAAATAATTATAAAGAGTATCTTTCTCTACAAGCAGACACGGCTTTGCGTGATATTGTGCGCCAATATCCTTATGATGTAAATCCACGCTATGAAATTGATACCACTGGAGATGGAGAACCTGATGATGGCTCTTTAAGGGGATCTAGTGAAATAGTGGCTAAGCGTATTAAAGAAGAAATTCAAAAACGTGTGCAATGTGCGGGATTAGAAATTGTAGAAGCTAAAATTACACACTTATCCTATGCTTCAGAAATTGCAGCAGCGATGCTTCAAAGACAGCAAGCGGCAGCTTTAATTGATGCACGTGCTATGATTGTTGATGGAGCCGTAGGCATGGTAGAGATGGCTTTGGACAAGCTACAAGACCAAGGTGTTGTGGAATTAGACGAAGAACGTAAAGCTGCAATGGTTTCTAACTTACTAGTGGTACTTTGTAGTAATAAAGAGGCCAGCCCAATTGTGAATTCAGGAAGTCTATATTGATGGCTGCTAAGAAGCAAGTGCCGCTTCGTATTTCTCAATCCCTTTATGCTCAATTGTCTGCTTGGGCAGAGGATGATTTCCGTTCATTGAATGGTCAAATTGAATATTTATTAACAGAATGTGTGAAACAACGCAAACGTAATGGAGAATATGTTTCAAAAACCTTAGATGAAAAAATAAAATTAGATATTCATTAATCCATGCCGATAAAGAAAAATAAGAGTTTTTTATGCGCTATTAGAGGGTAAAGAAAGGAGGAAAGATATGTTAAAAATAAATCAATTAAAAAAAGCTTTTGGAAGCAAACAAGTTTTATTTGGACTTAATTTTGAAGTGAAGGAAGGCAGAATACTGGGGCTAATAGGTAAAAATGGTGCGGGGAAAACCACTATTTTTCACAGTATTTTGAATTTCATAGACTATGAAGGTGAGGTGACATGGCAAGGAAAGGCGTTAACTCAAAAAGATTACAATAAAATTGGCTACTTACCAGAAGAACGTAGTTTGATGCCTAAATTGACAGTAGAACGACAAGTAGGTTTTTTAGCGCAATTAAAAGGAATGCCACGAGATGCTATCAAAGAAGAATTACCTCACTGGATGGAGCGGTTGGCAGTTAAAGGAAAGTTAAGTGATAAAATTAAGAGCTTATCAAAAGGAAACCAACAAAAAGTGCAATTAATTGCCACTTTAATTCATCGGCCACAATTGATTATTTTGGATGAACCATTCAGCGGATTAGATCCAGTTAATGTTGATTTGATGAAAAAAGAAATTTTAGTGCAAAAGAAAAGAGGCGCCACGATTATTTTCTCTGAGCATAATATGCGAAATGTGGAAGAATTATGTGATGATGTTGTCATGATTAAGGAGGGTGGTGTAGCTTTACAAGGCAGTGTGAATGCAGTGAGGAATCAGTTTGGATTGACACGCCTATTTGTTAGAACGACACATAGTGTGGAAGAAATTAGACAATTATCGGGAGTAGAGAAAGTAGAAGTGTTAAACGATGGAAAGTATTATTTGCATTTGCGCAATGCGGATGATGGTAAAGCGCTTTTTTCATACTTTTCTCAAGGCGATTATGTTCAAACTTTTGATCAAGAGCCTCCAACATTAAATGAAATTTTTAGATTGAAAGCGGGGGATGCCTCATGACAAAAATTTTCATGGTAGCCAAAGAAACTTTTTGGCGGCAAGTCAAGTCATGGAGTTTTTTATTGTTAATTTTAGGACCTTTTTTGGTTATTGGTATTAATGTTGGGATTGGTGTGCTTAGTCAATCTGAAAAATCAGAAGATACAATAGGTATGGTCATTGTTGATCAAAAACTTTCTTCAGCCTTTTCCGATGGTTATCGCTTATATGATAATGAAAAACAAGCGGAAATAGATTTTGAAGATCAAAAAATTAAAGAATATGTTACAGTTGATGTAGTGGATAATGCACAAATAAAGTTGACTTATCATGGCAAAGCAAACTGTTCTGCAAAGTTGAAGCAGAAATTATTGATGCAAGCGCAAGTCGTGCAACAAACGTTGAACCAACAAGTCGCTCATCTAAAGCCTCAGCAGATTGAACAATTAAGCTTGCAACCTCAGTTTGAAGAATACAATATTGGTAAGATAGAAGAATCAGTGAATAATACTGATGTTAAAATGGGAAGTTTTGTTATTCTCTGTTTTTTCTTATATCTTTTGTTAATGATCTATGTAGGGGTTACTTCACAGGAAGTTGCTGTTGAAAAAGGAACAAAAATTATGGAAATCATTTTTTCCAGCATGCCAGGAGGCGATTATTTTATCGGTAAGTTGTTGGGATTAATGGGAGAAATTATATTGCATATTGGCATCTATATTGTTGGAGGGTATATGGCTTGGCAGGGTGTAAAGCATTTAGATGCACTAGAACATTATGTAGCGATGGGGGAACCTTTCTTTAAAGCCTTCTTGAAAAATATAGGTTTAGTGAACCTAATTTATATTGTGATTGCTTTAATCCT includes the following:
- a CDS encoding hydantoinase/carbamoylase family amidase; the protein is MSNISAGAIDEMLNWLASFTEKPEEKGVTRPLYTQSWQQALLGLKQRFEEMGMCVEFDAVGNLIATVEGETYPDEVIACGLHIDTVTRGGKFDGQLGIVAAYLSVKECLEVYGRPQKSLRIICLAEEEGSRFPYVFWGSKNFFGLAKKEEVATLCDTEGISFEKAMRDCGFDYLIGQPQFCNLAAWFELHIEQGPLLDSHHEDLGIVTSIAGQHRWDIHLKGVQNHAGTTMMSYRHDAVDCMTHIISKQLDKAKTAGDPLVLTFGRISVIPNQVNIVPGQVTFSMNCRHTDASYLNQFLQELEEEIYATADHYGIEAGRAAYLAGPGRVLLDGAAPSSPKRDDEK
- a CDS encoding phage portal protein; this encodes MEQKGIEYLKQKLAKFSLRGTTRYRYYDMKVNDNKRNLLMPVEIQGRYRSCIGWCSKAVDALADRLVFREFANDIFDLNEIFEMNSSDIFFDSAILSALITSCCFVYVSLDSEGFPRLQIIEGTDATGIVDPVTGLLTEGYAILDRDEQGNPSLEAYFLPGITYFYQKGKQTYTVKSSTPYAALVPIIHRPDAKRPFGRSRITRACMYYQNYAKRTLERSDISAEFYSFPQKYITGLSQDSEFLDKWKATITSMLVFQKDEDGDSPHIGQFTQQSMTPHLEQLRAAASGFAGESGLTLDDLGFPSDNPSSAEAIKASHETLRVTARKAQRCFGSGFLNVGYIACCMRDGFAYRRAQFYEINPKWEPVFEADATTMSLVGDGAIKINQAIPGYMDKDTIRDLTGLEGADGAGYNAQTVGVDSKDVLAKPQGNEKGEKL
- a CDS encoding ADP-ribosyltransferase, coding for MEQDITPKLWESIQKTFWQNLKEMKKGKSYKDADNYADLVGQAMAKAFHDNAVDLPNDKMYFNIADRLINGALRQSHQLVSNYTADAQTVLNKQAGLGIKGLTADMDESKAKNLVEVACNADRYADVAPKVEQAMTSFARSVVVDTMKKNVDFHHKLGLSPKIVRKLGPGTSKKRSNSRCEFCRERVGTFVYNKETIDKDIFRRHAHCHCTLEYFPGDGKKQNSWSKRWEDVTNKDFSEMQEQAKVAYQANKKLQSLAYSKALELGYSPVPPNKVVQTLREESKKWIRNLTTEEKRAITKYTYNGKDKDGLRLFEKINGYLAGYYQPISQSEGEMLDYMVSNIQNGLLKNNLQRDIIAYRKDYHVKDLNKPIDKFLSTSVTTKGVIGGVPNVAIIIPKGTSGAYIELLSHIDYKKQREFLINSGLNLDKISDDRGLLIYKVRGESNETK
- a CDS encoding YjcQ family protein, which encodes MARDDYDVVVFKLLVYFYACLKRVTVFKQEEFDLITKKAGVNEQYLLDILHMMQNEGLIEGLSFTMAWGKVLILVGNVSDAKITAEGIRYLKENGQMKKVLAFLIDKADTIISLVKLVALMQ
- a CDS encoding SPFH domain-containing protein, translating into MKMSTQSQNFSEEELKLKSNGLQIQFFIFLLLIASIGLIGLGAMSNENNGSVFCIILGSIGIIISTVLQMGMKILKPKEALVLTLFGHYAGTIKQPGFYFVNPFSTAVNPAARTQLGQSGDVKGRDVELGKKISLKVMTLNNSKQKINDYLGNPVEIGIAVTWKIVDTAKAVFAVNNYKEYLSLQADTALRDIVRQYPYDVNPRYEIDTTGDGEPDDGSLRGSSEIVAKRIKEEIQKRVQCAGLEIVEAKITHLSYASEIAAAMLQRQQAAALIDARAMIVDGAVGMVEMALDKLQDQGVVELDEERKAAMVSNLLVVLCSNKEASPIVNSGSLY
- a CDS encoding PTS ascorbate transporter subunit IIC; amino-acid sequence: MLMAAKKQVPLRISQSLYAQLSAWAEDDFRSLNGQIEYLLTECVKQRKRNGEYVSKTLDEKIKLDIH
- a CDS encoding ABC transporter ATP-binding protein, which translates into the protein MLKINQLKKAFGSKQVLFGLNFEVKEGRILGLIGKNGAGKTTIFHSILNFIDYEGEVTWQGKALTQKDYNKIGYLPEERSLMPKLTVERQVGFLAQLKGMPRDAIKEELPHWMERLAVKGKLSDKIKSLSKGNQQKVQLIATLIHRPQLIILDEPFSGLDPVNVDLMKKEILVQKKRGATIIFSEHNMRNVEELCDDVVMIKEGGVALQGSVNAVRNQFGLTRLFVRTTHSVEEIRQLSGVEKVEVLNDGKYYLHLRNADDGKALFSYFSQGDYVQTFDQEPPTLNEIFRLKAGDAS
- a CDS encoding ABC transporter permease, whose translation is MTKIFMVAKETFWRQVKSWSFLLLILGPFLVIGINVGIGVLSQSEKSEDTIGMVIVDQKLSSAFSDGYRLYDNEKQAEIDFEDQKIKEYVTVDVVDNAQIKLTYHGKANCSAKLKQKLLMQAQVVQQTLNQQVAHLKPQQIEQLSLQPQFEEYNIGKIEESVNNTDVKMGSFVILCFFLYLLLMIYVGVTSQEVAVEKGTKIMEIIFSSMPGGDYFIGKLLGLMGEIILHIGIYIVGGYMAWQGVKHLDALEHYVAMGEPFFKAFLKNIGLVNLIYIVIALILSITLAIFCGALSSKPENANKSGQPVFYLVILGFVLGMTFQNQPDSTILSVVSYIPLLSSFTMPIRIINETASTLSVSLSLGINLITLIGVIYLIRRLYPRLILQTDDAIWKALKRSFQG